The following are from one region of the Cetobacterium somerae ATCC BAA-474 genome:
- the zupT gene encoding zinc transporter ZupT — protein MNNILFAFLLTLGAGLCTGIGSFIAFFSKRTNIKFLSVTLGFSAGVMIYVSFIEIFPTAQESLIKFAGEKNGTIFTVFAFFGGMLLIALIDKLIPSYENPHEVKNIEDINDKTLEKNRSLHRMGIFSALAIGIHNFPEGLATFMSAIDNPTLGISIAIAIALHNIPEGIAVSVPIYFSTGSKKKALMYSFLSGVSEPLGAVIGYLILLPFMNDLIFGIIFAGVAGIMVFISLDELLPAAEKYGEHHLSIYGLISGMIVMATSLLIF, from the coding sequence ATGAACAATATTTTATTTGCATTCCTTTTAACACTCGGTGCTGGATTATGCACTGGAATTGGAAGCTTTATTGCATTCTTCTCTAAAAGAACAAACATAAAATTTTTATCAGTGACGCTTGGATTTTCTGCTGGTGTTATGATATATGTTTCATTTATAGAGATTTTCCCCACAGCTCAAGAATCACTTATTAAATTTGCAGGAGAAAAAAATGGAACAATTTTTACTGTATTTGCCTTCTTTGGAGGAATGCTTTTAATAGCTTTAATTGATAAATTAATCCCAAGTTATGAAAATCCTCATGAGGTAAAAAATATTGAAGATATCAATGATAAAACACTGGAGAAAAATAGAAGTTTGCATAGAATGGGAATCTTCTCAGCATTAGCTATTGGTATTCATAACTTCCCAGAAGGATTAGCAACTTTTATGAGTGCAATAGATAACCCCACTCTAGGAATTTCTATCGCAATAGCAATAGCACTGCATAATATTCCAGAAGGAATAGCTGTATCAGTCCCTATTTACTTTTCAACTGGAAGTAAAAAAAAGGCTCTTATGTACTCCTTCTTATCAGGAGTATCAGAACCTCTTGGAGCAGTAATTGGATATTTAATATTGCTACCTTTTATGAACGATTTAATTTTTGGTATAATTTTTGCTGGAGTAGCAGGCATCATGGTCTTCATCTCCTTAGATGAACTACTTCCTGCAGCAGAAAAATATGGCGAACACCATTTATCTATCTATGGACTAATAAGTGGAATGATTGTCATGGCAACTAGTTTATTAAT